The sequence below is a genomic window from Bosea sp. F3-2.
GGTAGCCTGCGATGACCGGGACCGAGGCCGTCGAACGCGCAATCCGCTCGCGCCGCGCGGTTCGTGCCTTTCGGCCCGACCCGGTCGAACCCGAACTGCTGCGCCGCCTGATCGAGCTGGCGGCGCAGGCCCCTTCAGGCACCAACATGCAGCCCTGGAAGCTCAGGGTGATCGGCCCGCAAACGCGAGCGCGGCTGGAGGCTGCGCTGCTTGCGGCGCTCGAAGCCGGCGAGCGGCCGGGCGTCGAGGAATACCGCTACTATCCCGAGCGCTTCCGCGAGCCCTATCTCTCACGCCGTCGGAAAGTCGGCTGGGATCTCTATGGCCTGCTCGGCGTGGCGAAGGGCGACATCGAGGGCATGAAGCGGCAGAGCGCGGCCAATCTGCGCTTCTTCGATGCGCCGGTCGCGCTGATGCTGACGGTCGATCGCGACCTCGAGATCGGCTCCTGGCTCGATCTCGGCATGTTCATCCAGAACCTGCTGATCGCCGCGCAAGGCCACGGCCTCGATTCCTGCCCGCAGGCGATCTTCGCGCAGTTCCATCCGATCGTGCGGCGCGAGCTCGCCATCCCCGGGGACGAGGTCGTGGTCTGCGGCATCGCCATCGGCAAGGCCGACCCGGATGCGCCGGCCAACCGCCTCGTGCCCGAGCGCGAACCGGTCGAGACCTTCACCACCTGGCTGGACTGAGAGGTCGTCCTCGGCGGCGTGGACAGTTGTCGAGATGGACTTCCCCGGAACCACCGCCGTCATTCCGGGCTTGACCCGGAATCCATCATAGAGCGCAACGCCCTTCGATGGATTCCGGATCGGTGCCGCTGACGCGGCTTGTCCGGAATGACGGCGTGATTCCTTCAAAGTACGGCACGCGCTATGCGCCGGGCTTCTCACCTACCGGCTGCGTTACCGGATCCTTCCGAAATAGCCTCAGCAGCGGTTCGACCAGCCAATGCATCGCCACGATCACGATGCCGCCGACGACCAATCCGAAGACGGCCGCCAGCGCCGCACCGGCCAGCCATTCGCCGACTCCTGCGATTGCAGACGGCGAGGCGCGGCCCAGTGCGACGGCGAGATCATGGACGCCATGCCCGAGCGCGGCGAGGCCGTAGCCTTCGAGACCATGGATGATGATGCCACCGCCGACCCAGAGCATCGCCGCCGTGCCGACCGCCCCGAGCAGGCTGAGGAAGCTGGGCATGCCAAGCACGAGGCCGCGCCCGAGCGGCTGCGTCAGCCAGCGCAATGCGCGGTCGAGCCTGCCCGCCTCGCCCGGCTCCAGCCGCCTCAGCCCCAGCAGACTCGCGGCGGGGCGTGGGTTGGCGGCGAGCGCCACGCCGACATCGTCGGCCTTCACGATCAGGGCGACGACGCCGTAGACGGCGACGGTGATGCCGATGCCGACGATGGCGAGCACGGCAGCCTTCATCCAGAACGACTGGTCGGAGACCCCGGCCAGCGTGATCGCCATGATCTCGGCCGAGAGGATGAAGTCGGTCTTGATCGCACCAGCGATCTTCTGCTGTTCGAGCGCCGCAGGGTCTCCCGCCGCCTCGCCCGCCTTCGCGGCACCGGGCGTGCCATGCGGCAGCACCAGCTCAAGCACCTTCTCGGCACCCTCGAAGCAGAGATAGGCGCCGCCAGCCATCAGCAGCGGCGTGATCGCCCAGGGCGCTACCAGCGCGAGCAGGAGCGCGCCCGGCAGCAGGAAGATGAGCTTGTTGCGCAGCGAGCCGAGCGCGATGCGCCAGATGATCGGCAATTCGCGCGAGGCCGCAAAGCCCACGGCATAGCGCGGCGTCACCGCCGCATCGTCGATGACGACGCCGGCCGCCTTGGCCCCGGCCTTGCCGGCCTGCGCCACGACATCGTCGACAGACGCAGCCGCGACCTTGGCGAGGCCGGCGACGTCGTCGAGCAGCGCGAACAGACCCGAAGCCAAGCGCTTCTCCTGTTTGACGGCGACCCAACCGGTCGCTCCGTTTCGGATAAAGCCGCCCGTCATCCCGGACAAGCTGCGAAGTAGCGCAGATCCGGGATCCATCATAAGGCTCGCCGCTCTATGATGGATCCCGGCGCTCCGCTCCGCTGCGGTCGGGATGACAACGCGGGTTGTGGGTAGGCTAACTTCAGCCCTTCAGGCTCGCAAATCCCTTGCCCTCGGCGGCGAGTCGCTTCAGCAACGGCGCCGGCTCCAGCGCCTTGTCGCCAATCTCCGCCGCCTGCGCCTCCAGCCGCTTCGCGATGACGTCGAGCCCCACCGTATCGGCCCAGAACATCGGCCCGCCCCGCCAGGCCGGCCAGTTGTAACCGTTGATCCAGACGATATCGATGTCGCCCGGCCGCGCCGCGATGCCCTCTTCCAGGATGCGCGCGCCCTCGTTGACCATCGGGTCGAGCAGCCGCGCCAGGATTTCCTCCTGGGTGAAGCTGCGCCGCGTCACGCCCTGTTCGGCCGAGATGCGGGCGATCAGCGCCTCGACCTCCGGGCAGCGCTGCCCGGCGCGCGCGCCCTGCGGGTAGAGGTAATAGCCGCGGCCGGTCTTCTGGCCGAACCAGCCGGCCTCGCAGATCGCATCCGCCACCGGTGCCTTCAGGCCTCGCGCCTTGCGTGAGCGCCAGCCGATATCGTTGCCGGCGAGGTCGGCCATGGCGAAGGGGCCCATCTTGAAGCCGAAGCCGACGAGCGCGGCATCGACCTCATGCGGCAGGGCACCGGCGATCAGCAGCCGCTCGGCGGCGCGGGTGCGCTGCTCCAGCATGCGATTGCCGACGAAGCCGAAGCCGTTGCCGACCACGACAGGCACCTTGCCGAGCTTGCGTCCAAGCGCGACGGCGGTCGCGACCGCATCATCCGCCACGCCCTTCGGCCGCACCACTTCGAGCAGCTTCATGACGTTGGCCGGGCTGAAGAAATGCATGCCGAGCACGTCCTGCGGACGCTTCGTCGCCGCCGCGATGGTGGGCACGTCGAGATAGGAGGTGTTGCTGGCAAGGATGGCGCCGGGCTTCGCGATCTTGTCGAGCTCGCCGAAGATCTGCTGCTTGACGCCCATCTCCTCGAAGGCGGCCTCGACGACGATATCGGCGCCGGCCGCAGCCGCGAGGCCGACGGCCGGCCTGATCAGCGCCATGCGCCGGGCCTTCGCCTCCGGCGTCAGCGAGCCGCGCGAGACCGAGATGTCGTAGATCGCGCTGATCCGATTGATGCCGTTGTCGAGCGCCGCCTGCGCGGTCTCGATCAGCGTCACCGGGATGCCGGCATTGGCGAAGCACATGGCGATGCCACCGCCCATCGTGCCGGCGCCGATCACCGCGGCACTGGCGATCTCGCGCGGCTTCACCTCCGGGCCGATGCCCGGCACCTTCGCGACCTCTCGCTCGGCGAAGAAAACATGGCGCAGCGCCTTCGAGCGCTCATCGGCGATCAACGAGAGGAAGAGCTGGCGCTCAACGCCCAAGCCTTCCGCGAAGGGCAGGGCGAAGGCACTACGGACCGCCTCGACCAGCGCCGGCACGTTCGGCATGCCGTCGGCCTTCTTCAGCGCATCCCTGGCCTGCGCTTCGAAGGCTTCGCGGTCTGCCTCCGTCAGGCGGTCGTCATCGGCGCTCGTGACCGGACGGCGCCCTTCGGCAGCCAGCCCTTCGGCCAGCCTGATCGCCGCGGTGACGACATCGCTGGAGACAACCTCGTCGAGCAGCCCGTAGTCGAGCCCCTGCCCTGCCGAGATCGGCTCGCCGGACAGCATCATTGGGAAAGCCTTCGCCGCCCCGATCAGCCGCGGCAGGCGCTGCGTGCCGCCGGCGCCGGGGATGAGGCCGAGCTTGATCTCGGGCACGCCGAGCTTCGCGGCCGGCAGCGCGACGCGGCCATGGCAGGCGAGCGCGACCTCCAGCCCGCCGCCGAGCGCCACGCCCTGGATCGCCGCAACGACCGGCTTGACCGAGGCCTCGATGGCATCGAGCAGATCGGGCAGCAGTGGCGGCGCCGGCGGCTTGCCGAACTCGCTGATGTCGGCGCCGGCGATGAAGGCCTTGCCGGCAGAGGCGATCACGATCGCCTTGACGGCGGCATCGGCATTGGCGCGCTCGATCGCCGCCGCGAGCCCCTCACGCACCGCTGCACCGAGCGCATTGACCGGCGGATTATCGATGGTGGCAACCGCGACCCGGCCGTGAACCTCCAGTTGAACCTTCGTCATCGACGGCCTCCGCAATCCCGTTCCACGCGCCCCGACTCGCTAGCCAAGGCAGCGAAGGCGTCCATATGGTTAGGGAGAACCCGGCCGGCGCGATGTCAAGCGCAGGGCGGCGACGAAAGGCTCATCCCGGCTTGCTTGACCCTGCGCGAAGGCCCATGCCATCCCGGCAGGGCAATCAGGAGCGGACCGATGAGCGAAGTGCTGAGCGAAAACGTCGCGGCTGGCGTCGTGCAGATCACCATGAACCGGCCGGACCGCAAGAACGCGCTCGACCGGGCGAGCTATGCCGGGCTGATCGCGGCGATCGCCGCCGCCGAGACGGATGCCTCGGTCCGCGCCATCCTGTTGACGGGTGCTGGCGGCTGCTTCACCAGCGGCAACGATATCAAGGATTTCGCCATCGCCGCCGCTGCCGGCGAAGGCCCGCGCGTCGCCATCGACTTCCTCGAGGTGATCTCGACCGCCAGGAAGCCGATCGTCGCGGCCGTCGAAGGCTTCGCCGTCGGCATCGGCACGACGATGCTGCTGCATTGCGACCTCGCCTTCGCCGCCCGCTCCGCGACCTTCCGCCTGCCCTTCGTCACGCTCGGCCTCTCGCCCGAGGGCGGGTCGAGCCACCTGCTGCCGCTGGCCGCGGGCTCCAAGAAGGCGGCGGAGCTGCTCATGCTGGGCGAGGCCTTCAATGCCGAGGCGGCCGCGGCCGCCGGCCTCATCAACGCCGTGGTCGAGGACGGCACGGCGCTGGAAGCTGGCCTCGCCAAGGCCAAGGCGCTGGCGGCTCTCCCACCGGAATCGCTCGCGCTCACCAAGATGCTGTTGAAGCGCGGCTCGGCCGAAGCGGTCGCGGAAACCATCGCGACCGAAGCGCGCCACTTCGGCGAGCGCCTGCGCTCGCCGGAGGCCATGGCCGCCTTCGCGGCGTTTTTGAAGAAATAGACCCCTTCGTCATTCCGGGGCGCCGCACAGCGGCGAGCCTGGAACCCATGAACACGACACTTCCGTCATGGTCGGGCTTGTCCCGACCATCCACGTCTTCGCTGGTGGAAGTCCGTGTTCAAGACGTGGATGCTCGCCACAAGGGCGAGCATGACGACATCTGGATCAGCGTCTAGTTCATGGGTTCCGGGCTCATGCCTGCGGCATGACCCGGAATGACACCCTGTCAGGCCGCCACCGCCCGGCCTCGGCCTCTCAGCCAGTCGCGCGTCCAGGAGAACACCGGCCAGAGCAGCGCCGCGAAGGTCATCGCCGCCAGCACCGAGGAGACCGGCCGGTCGAAGAAGGGCAGCACCGAGCCGTCCGATTTGATCAGCGAGGTGACGAAGCTCTGCTCGACCATCGTGCCCATGACGATGCCGAGCACCATCGCCGCGACCGGATAGCCGTTCTTCTCCATCACGAAGCCGAACACGCCGAAGAAGGCGACGCACCAGACCGCGAA
It includes:
- a CDS encoding nitroreductase — translated: MTGTEAVERAIRSRRAVRAFRPDPVEPELLRRLIELAAQAPSGTNMQPWKLRVIGPQTRARLEAALLAALEAGERPGVEEYRYYPERFREPYLSRRRKVGWDLYGLLGVAKGDIEGMKRQSAANLRFFDAPVALMLTVDRDLEIGSWLDLGMFIQNLLIAAQGHGLDSCPQAIFAQFHPIVRRELAIPGDEVVVCGIAIGKADPDAPANRLVPEREPVETFTTWLD
- a CDS encoding 3-hydroxyacyl-CoA dehydrogenase NAD-binding domain-containing protein, with the translated sequence MTKVQLEVHGRVAVATIDNPPVNALGAAVREGLAAAIERANADAAVKAIVIASAGKAFIAGADISEFGKPPAPPLLPDLLDAIEASVKPVVAAIQGVALGGGLEVALACHGRVALPAAKLGVPEIKLGLIPGAGGTQRLPRLIGAAKAFPMMLSGEPISAGQGLDYGLLDEVVSSDVVTAAIRLAEGLAAEGRRPVTSADDDRLTEADREAFEAQARDALKKADGMPNVPALVEAVRSAFALPFAEGLGVERQLFLSLIADERSKALRHVFFAEREVAKVPGIGPEVKPREIASAAVIGAGTMGGGIAMCFANAGIPVTLIETAQAALDNGINRISAIYDISVSRGSLTPEAKARRMALIRPAVGLAAAAGADIVVEAAFEEMGVKQQIFGELDKIAKPGAILASNTSYLDVPTIAAATKRPQDVLGMHFFSPANVMKLLEVVRPKGVADDAVATAVALGRKLGKVPVVVGNGFGFVGNRMLEQRTRAAERLLIAGALPHEVDAALVGFGFKMGPFAMADLAGNDIGWRSRKARGLKAPVADAICEAGWFGQKTGRGYYLYPQGARAGQRCPEVEALIARISAEQGVTRRSFTQEEILARLLDPMVNEGARILEEGIAARPGDIDIVWINGYNWPAWRGGPMFWADTVGLDVIAKRLEAQAAEIGDKALEPAPLLKRLAAEGKGFASLKG
- a CDS encoding DUF808 domain-containing protein, with amino-acid sequence MASGLFALLDDVAGLAKVAAASVDDVVAQAGKAGAKAAGVVIDDAAVTPRYAVGFAASRELPIIWRIALGSLRNKLIFLLPGALLLALVAPWAITPLLMAGGAYLCFEGAEKVLELVLPHGTPGAAKAGEAAGDPAALEQQKIAGAIKTDFILSAEIMAITLAGVSDQSFWMKAAVLAIVGIGITVAVYGVVALIVKADDVGVALAANPRPAASLLGLRRLEPGEAGRLDRALRWLTQPLGRGLVLGMPSFLSLLGAVGTAAMLWVGGGIIIHGLEGYGLAALGHGVHDLAVALGRASPSAIAGVGEWLAGAALAAVFGLVVGGIVIVAMHWLVEPLLRLFRKDPVTQPVGEKPGA
- a CDS encoding enoyl-CoA hydratase-related protein; protein product: MSEVLSENVAAGVVQITMNRPDRKNALDRASYAGLIAAIAAAETDASVRAILLTGAGGCFTSGNDIKDFAIAAAAGEGPRVAIDFLEVISTARKPIVAAVEGFAVGIGTTMLLHCDLAFAARSATFRLPFVTLGLSPEGGSSHLLPLAAGSKKAAELLMLGEAFNAEAAAAAGLINAVVEDGTALEAGLAKAKALAALPPESLALTKMLLKRGSAEAVAETIATEARHFGERLRSPEAMAAFAAFLKK